A DNA window from Fusobacterium sp. JB019 contains the following coding sequences:
- a CDS encoding tRNA1(Val) (adenine(37)-N6)-methyltransferase has product MIELNENEVINNLLNKNLKIVQRPDYFNFSLDSLLVSNFISLGKNINKIVDLGTGNGAIPLFLSERTNAKIKGIEIQEVSANLAKKNIKLNNLEDRIEIINDNMKNWKKYFKHGSQDAVITNPPFFKFNGNSEFLNDLDQLTLARHEITINLEKIIEVASCLLKDKGYFAMVHRPDRILEIIDMMRKYKITPKKIRFCHTKLNKQSKILLIEGVKFGAENMKILPPLIAHDEDGKYSKEILQMFEPV; this is encoded by the coding sequence ATGATAGAATTAAATGAAAATGAAGTTATAAATAATCTTTTAAATAAAAATTTAAAAATAGTTCAGAGACCTGATTATTTTAATTTTTCTTTGGATTCTTTATTGGTTTCTAATTTTATATCTTTAGGAAAAAATATTAATAAAATAGTTGATTTGGGAACTGGAAATGGAGCAATACCTTTATTTTTATCTGAAAGAACAAATGCAAAGATAAAGGGAATTGAAATTCAAGAGGTTTCTGCGAATTTAGCTAAAAAAAATATAAAACTTAATAATTTAGAAGATAGAATAGAAATAATAAATGATAATATGAAAAATTGGAAAAAATATTTTAAACATGGTTCTCAAGATGCCGTAATTACTAATCCACCATTTTTTAAATTTAATGGGAATAGTGAATTTTTAAATGATTTAGATCAATTAACTTTAGCAAGACATGAAATTACAATAAACTTAGAAAAAATAATAGAAGTAGCATCTTGTTTGTTAAAGGATAAAGGTTATTTTGCAATGGTGCATAGACCAGATAGAATTTTAGAAATAATAGATATGATGAGAAAATATAAGATAACTCCTAAAAAAATAAGATTTTGTCATACAAAATTAAATAAACAAAGCAAAATTTTATTAATAGAAGGAGTTAAATTTGGAGCTGAAAATATGAAAATATTACCTCCTTTAATAGCTCATGATGAGGACGGAAAATATTCTAAAGAAATTTTACAAATGTTTGAACCTGTGTAG